In Spinacia oleracea cultivar Varoflay chromosome 5, BTI_SOV_V1, whole genome shotgun sequence, a single window of DNA contains:
- the LOC130461715 gene encoding NADH-ubiquinone oxidoreductase chain 4-like, which yields MVAEINCSGLHLDVSCYDSLIEASMSSQDFQSAFSLVRDMRDARISELKGSCQSTVGIGVWGSRQRKIKAAYQFFLYTLLGSVFMLLAILLILLQTGTTDLQILLTTEFSERRQIFLWIAFFASFAVKVPMVPVHIWLPEAHVEAPTAGSVILAGILLKLVTYGFLRFSIPMFPEATLCFTPFIYTLSVIAIIYTSLTTLRQIDLKKIIAYSSVAHMNFVTIGMFSLNIQGIGGSILPMLSHGLVSSALFLCVGVLYDRHKTRLVRYYGGLVSTMPNFSTIFFFFTLANMSLPGTSSFIGEFLILVGAFQRNSLVATLAALGMILGAAYSLWLYNRVVSENLKPDFLHKFSDPNGREVFIFIPFLVGGATAR from the exons ATGGTAGCGGAGATCAATTGTTCTGGCTTGCACTTGGATGTTAGTTGTTATGACTCTCTAATAGAAGCGTCAATGTCAAGCCAGGATTTCCAATCTGCATTTTCTTTGGTTAGGGACATGAGGGATGCAAGAATATCGGAGCTAAAAGGAAGTTGTCAGTCCACTGTTGG TATAGGGGTATGGGGTTCGAGACAAAGAAAGATCAAGGCAGCATATCAGTTTTTCCTTTATACTTTACTTGGATCTGTTTTTATGCTATTAGCTATTCTGTTGATTCTTCTCCAAACAGGAACTACCGATTTACAAATATTATTAACCACAGAATTTAGTGAGCGGCGCCAAATCTTTTTATGGATTGCTTTTTTCGCCTCTTTCGCTGTCAAAGTTCCTATGGTACCAGTTCATATTTGGTTACCCGAAGCTCATGTAGAGGCACCCACGGCAGGATCCGTTATCTTGGCAGGAATTCTTTTAAAATTGGTAACTTACGGGTTTTTAAGATTTTCAATACCCATGTTTCCTGAAGCGACACTTTGTTTCACTCCTTTCATTTATACTCTAAGCGTGATTGCTATAATATATACTTCCTTGACCACTTTAAGACAGATCGATCTTAAGAAGATCATTGCTTACTCCTCAGTAGCCCATATGAATTTTGTGACTATTGGTATGTTTAGTCTGAACATACAGGGAATTGGAGGTAGCATTCTACCGATGTTAAGTCATGGACTGGTTTCTTCAGCCCTTTTTCTATGTGTTGGTGTTCTATATGACCGACATAAGACTCGACTTGTTAGATATTACGGAGGTTTAGTGAGCACCATGCCGAATTTCTCTaccattttcttctttttcactTTAGCCAATATGAGTTTACCTGGTACTAGCAGCTTTATCGGGGAATTTCTCATCTTAGTAGGAGCTTTCCAAAGAAATAGCTTAGTAGCCACATTAGCAGCGCTTGGGATGATTTTAGGCGCGGCCTATTCCCTTTGGCTATATAATCGTGTGGTTTCTGAAAATTTAAAACCCGACTTCCTCCATAAATTCTCCGATCCAAATGGCAGAGAAGTTTTCATATTTATACCCTTTCTTGTTGGAGGGGCGACCGCCCGTTAA
- the LOC130460779 gene encoding cytochrome c biogenesis CcmF C-terminal-like mitochondrial protein, protein MRQKLVSRTVRRPSPTPAVMVRLRSTNTKKIQFTQRLPLGSELHMGKERCCLRGLDHLHGPTFHSICGNLMIYKPSLTNDRLIFEHEESLRADLLSINFLLENGKLEHFLHRWMKNREHPNFWLSMFPEKRYFRETTSTTEVAIHTNPFTDLYASIGTGSSRTGGWYTTIMKLPFLFFIRIGFLLASLGGSRSLLRQLQKDKLRWN, encoded by the coding sequence ATGAGGCAGAAACTCGTCTCACGTACGGTTCGAAGGCCGAGCCCCACCCCAGCAGTAATGGTGCGGCTTAGGTCAACTAACACAAAGAAGATACAGTTCACTCAACGATTGCCTTTGGGTTCCGAACTCCATATGGGGAAGGAACGTTGTTGTTTGCGGGGTCTCGATCATTTACATGGACCCACTTTTCATTCCATTTGTGGGAATTTGATGATCTATAAACCGTCCTTAACGAATGATCGGCTCATCTTTGAGCATGAGGAATCACTTCGTGCCGACCTGTTGTCAATAAACTTTTTGCTTGAGAATGGAAAACTGGAGCATTTTCTGCATCGGTGGATGAAGAATCGCGAACATCCAAATTTCTGGTTAAGCATGTTCCCAGAAAAAAGATACTTTCGAGAAACAACGAGCACGACTGAAGTAGCTATCCATACAAATCCATTTACGGATCTATATGCTTCGATTGGAACTGGAAGTTCAAGAACAGGCGGCTGGTATACTACCATAATGAAActgccttttcttttttttattcggaTAGGATTTCTGTTGGCTTCGTTGGGAGGCTCGCGTAGTTTGTTACGTCAACTCCAAAAGGATAAATTGCGTTGGAATTGA
- the LOC130460778 gene encoding cytochrome c biogenesis CcmF C-terminal-like mitochondrial protein, with protein MVKLQNFFFFITSMVVPCGTAAPVLLKWFVSRDVPTGAPFSNGTLIPILIPSFLLLVYLHSRKFIRSMDGVKSGVLVRASCPILLPDIIGRSSSETRARNALFRFVPILHFLLLELKGDLPYLESFCGVLRLLFFRTFFSLPRDRSAKRERARRRKGQTLRPNGNEQRRNEKRKCPGRPHLERRVEGFGPVAFPVPPSSGGACMGGVLPEIGLEAPALPTSRQLMAVGRDYYQKVNMKMNISHGGVCIFMLGVLLSCDPAAYVRPVAHASYLFRAGGVNSDSIRVFNPAAEVLS; from the coding sequence ATGGTAAAACTCCAGaactttttctttttcattacTTCCATGGTCGTGCCTTGTGGCACGGCAGCACCCGTACTATTGAAATGGTTCGTCAGTAGAGATGTTCCCACAGGTGCCCCTTTTTCCAATGGTACTTTAATTCCTATTCTTATCCCTTCATTCCTTCTTTTGGTTTATCTACATTCCAGGAAATTCATACGCTCTATGGACGGAGTCAAAAGTGGAGTCTTGGTCAGAGCAAGTTGCCCTATTTTATTACCAGACATAATTGGGAGAAGCTCATCCGAAACTAGAGCTAGAAACGCCTTATTTCGTTTCGTTCCCattcttcattttcttcttctcGAATTAAAGGGGGACTTACCCTATTTAGAATCTTTTTGCGGTGTGCTCCGTTTACTATTCTTTCGTACTTTCTTCTCTTTACCACGCGATAGGTCAGCGAAGCGTGAGCGGGCGCGGAGAAGAAAAGGCCAAACACTTCGGCCTAACGGGAATGAGCAACGACGAAATGAAAAGAGAAAGTGCCCCGGGCGCCCCCATTTAGAAAGAAGGGTCGAAGGGTTTGGGCCTGTAGCTTTCCCCGTCCCCCCTTCGTCGGGTGGTGCTTGCATGGGGGGTGTGCTACCTGAAATCGGGCTTGAAGCTCCCGCCTTACCAACGAGCCGACAGCTGATGGCTGTTGGTCGCGACTACTACCAAAAAGTGAACATGAAGATGAATATTTCACATGGGGGAGTGTGCATCTTTATGTTGGGTGTTCTTCTGTCGTGCGACCCGGCGGCTTATGTGCGACCTGTGGCCCACGCCTCCTATTTGTTCAGGGCGGGCGGCGTGAACTCTGATTCGATCCGGGTATTCAATCCCGCCGCTGAGGTGCTCAGTTGA
- the LOC110802047 gene encoding LOW QUALITY PROTEIN: cytochrome c biogenesis CcmF N-terminal-like mitochondrial protein 2 (The sequence of the model RefSeq protein was modified relative to this genomic sequence to represent the inferred CDS: deleted 1 base in 1 codon) produces MERQRPLLCLFVGPPARTQWSGWLVVSGSRRNASFMPRVLATARIHSVILPLLHSWTLLLNIVTFLCCVLGTFSIRSGLLAPVHSFATDDTRGIFLWRFFLLMTGISMILFSQMKQQASVRRTYKKEMVVARSTLVHLRHLARAQPRPLMLWKN; encoded by the exons ATGGAAAGACAAAGACCACTACTTTGCCTCTTTGTTGGACCGCCGGCGCGAACACAGTG GTCGGGGTGGCTGGTGGTTTCGGGATCCCGTAGA AATGCTTCTTTTATGCCTCGGGTATTAGCCACAGCTCGTATTCATTCAGTCATTTTACCCCTTCTTCATTCTTGGACTTTGCTTCTTAATATTGTGACTTTTCTATGCTGTGTCTTAGGAACCTTTTCAATACGGTCCGGATTGCTAGCTCCCGTTCATAGTTTTGCTACAGATGATACACGAGGAATCTTTTTATGGCGGTTCTTCCTTCTAATGACCGGCATATCTATGATTCTTTTCTCTCAGATGAAGCAGCAGGCATCGGTCCGTAGAACCTATAAAAAAGAGATGGTTGTAGCGCGAAGTACTCTTGTGCACTTACGTCACTTGGCTCGCGCGCAACCTCGCCCCCTTATGTTATGGAAGAATTGA
- the LOC130460782 gene encoding uncharacterized protein, with amino-acid sequence MQGGCIADIGSCGTGFDSASGSVRTKKFRTKGSELADRKGKKKKAMPRAPSIRCSSIDEALSLSSRARCNKG; translated from the coding sequence ATGCAAGGAGGATGTATAGCTGATATAGGATCTTGTGGAACAGGATTTGATTCTGCAAGCGGTTCGGTACGAACGAAGAAATTTCGAACAAAAGGATCGGAACTCGCTGATaggaaaggaaagaaaaagaaagcaaTGCCAAGAGCTCCGTCAATCCGCTGTTCATCGATAGACGAAGCTCTCTCTTTATCATCTCGTGCCAGATGCAACAAAGGATGA